A part of Chanos chanos chromosome 9, fChaCha1.1, whole genome shotgun sequence genomic DNA contains:
- the LOC115820281 gene encoding cathepsin S, which translates to MLKALLIVVLCGASMALTDPNLDLHWQMWKKTHYKSYENEVEELGRRELWERNLNLITLHNLEASMGMHTYDLGMNHMGDLTKEEILQSFAGTQVPENLNRGPTAFVGTAGVPLPDSIDWREKGYVTDVKYQGGCGSCWAFSAVGALEGQMKKTTGRLISLSPQNLVDCSSKYGNKGCHGGFMTRAFKYVIDNRGIESDSSYPYVGVQQQCHYDPSQRAANCSSYNFVAQGDEQALKEAIATIGPISVAIDATRPQFILYRSGVYSDPTCTQNVNHGVLAVGYGTLGGHDYWLVKNSWGTSFGDGGYIRMARNKGNQCGIASYACYPIM; encoded by the exons ATGTTGAAGGCCTTGCTGATTGTTGTGCTCTGTGGGGCATCGATGGCCCTGACGGACCCAAACCTGGACCTCCACTGGCAGATGTGGAAGAAAACTCACTACAAGTCTTATGAGAATGAG GTTGAGGAGTTGGGCAGGCGGGAGCTGTGGGAGAGGAACCTGAATTTGATCACCCTCCACAATCTGGAAGCTTCTATGGGCATGCACACATATGACCTGGGCATGAATCACATGGGAGACCTG ACGAAAGAAGAAATCCTGCAGAGCTTTGCGGGGACTCAAGTGCCAGAGAACCTGAATAGAGGACCCACAGCATTTGTTGGGACGGCCGGGGTACCACTACCTGACTCCATTGACTGGAGGGAAAAGGGATACGTCACAGATGTAAAGTACCAG GGGGGCTGTGGTTCCTGCTGGGCGTTCAGCGCAGTTGGGGCTCTGGAGGGTCAAATGAAGAAAACCACAGGACGTCTGATCTCCCTCAGTCCTCAGAACCTGGTGGACTGCTCCTCCAAGTATGGGAACAAGGGATGCCATGGAGGTTTCATGACCCGGGCCTTCAAGTATGTGATTGACAACAGAGGAATAGAATCTGACTCATCGTATCCTTACGTTGGCGTG CAACAACAGTGCCATTACGACCCTTCACAGCGAGCTGCCAATTGTTCTTCTTATAACTTTGTAGCTCAAGGAGATGAACAAGCGCTGAAGGAAGCGATTGCCACCATTGGCCCAATCTCTGTTGCCATAGATGCCACTCGCCCTCAGTTTATTCTGTATCGCAGTG GTGTGTACAGTGATCCTACTTGTACCCAAAATGTGAATCACGGTGTTTTGGCCGTTGGTTATGGAACGCTGGGCGGACATGATTACTGGCTCGTGAAAAACAG CTGGGGAACCAGTTTTGGAGATGGTGGTTACATCCGAATGGCACGGAATAAGGGAAACCAGTGTGGTATTGCCTCATATGCCTGCTACCCAATCATGTAA
- the phldb3 gene encoding pleckstrin homology-like domain family B member 3: protein SDMPRHSMDTQKSQWETSQRPPWISRVANSNGQSPASSGAESDTEGSSTESERTHIKHVIITNCRKFSTSPSDLHQRITELDQQKEELKIELQLEIALLKGELQTETEQLRRHTEELQKLQEKCRQRKTQQLADRQKERIELEEERKRVDDLKKKFEEKEKQINAQQSESQSEQQLLELQQEKEALDAAVRAFEDWEFRVLERESGIEDGAEEGEREENEGEIEREISCQQHLVNKAQEHVHQLEKQLKDMEKEKEREMNSLRQEKKQLLQKSQRILKEKRALSDWSNNLGSTPCMMSSSPGTNHKSAGQESFKETSSLPRRRSSHRKFVERPVSAQGLIRIMPAIQNPEALTPPLPHLLSRLSNGHGSAHGNGNGNGNGFLTPCNSASSSRAASPSLGLLDLVEIERKLREAKAQRERLLREREDRRRLVAEERLQREQESPKREPEEMHSNQLQHPDQLQHPHQPDEQIAVSPAHSTPERSLPLSLSQNFDLRAHVESLGHCVVGCAGVSLSSRRCGGFLTKRGGRVKTWRRRWFLFDLDHRRLAYYTDHDEKKLKGVIYFQAIEEVYYDHLRTASTSPRPSLTFCVKTYDRLFFLVAHSAEAMRIWMDVIVTATDEHSRY, encoded by the exons TCAGACATGCCTAGACACAGTATGGACACACAAAAGAGCCAATGGGAGACGAGTCAAAGACCCCCATGGATCAGCAGAGTGGCTAATAGTAATGGTCAAAGCCCCGCCTCCTCGGGGGCGgagtcagacacagagggcagtagcacagagagtgagagg ACCCACATCAAACATGTAATAATCACAAACTGTAGAAAATTTTCAACGTCCCCCTCGGACTTACACCAGAGGATCACAGAACTCGACCAACAGAAGGAGGAGCTTAAGATCGAA CTGCAGCTGGAAATTGCCCTTCTGAAGGGggagctgcagacagagacgGAGCAGCTGCGCAGACATACGGAAGAGCTGCAGAAGCTGCAGGAGAAGtgcagacagaggaagacacagcagctggcagacagacagaag GAGCGCATtgagctggaggaagagaggaagagggtcGATGATTTAAAGAAGAAgtttgaagagaaagagaaacagatcaacGCACAACAGTCAGAGAGTCAAAGTGAACAACAGCTACTTGAGCTGCAGCAG GAAAAAGAAGCCTTGGACGCTGCCGTCCGTGCGTTCGAGGACTGGGAATTCCGAGTCCTGGAGCGAGAGAGTGGAATAGAGGATggagcagaggagggagagagagaagagaatgaaggagagatagagcgagagatATCCTGTCAACAACACTTAGTAAACAAAGCACAG GAACACGTTCATCAGCTGGAAAAGCAACTTAAAGAtatggaaaaagagaaggaaagagagatgaattcCCTCCGACAGGAGAAGAAGCAACTCCTTCAAAAGTCCCAGAGG attttgaaagagaaaagggctctctctgattggtccaaCAACCTTGGATCCACCCCCTGCATGATGTCATCATCCCCAGGAACAAATCACAAATCAGCAGGACAG GAATCATTCAAGGAGACCTCCAGTTTGCCTCGGAGGCGCAGCTCCCATCGCAAGTTTGTGGAGAGGCCAGTGTCTGCACAGG gGCTCATACGGATAATGCCAGCCATACAGAATCCCGAGGCTCTTACTCCGCCTCTTCCTCACCTCTTGAGCAGACTAAGTAACGGGCACGGATCTGCCCACGGCAACGGGAACGGGAACGGGAACGGATTCCTGACGCCGTGCAACAGCGCCAGCAGCTCCCGCGCTGCCAG CCCCAGTCTTGGCCTGCTGGACCTGGTGGAAATTGAGAGAAAACTCCGAGAGGCCAAAGCGCAGAGGGAGCgtttgctgagagagagg GAGGACAGAAGGAGGTTGGTGGCGGAGGAGAGACTCCAGAGGGAGCAGGAGTCACCTAAAAGAGAACCAGAGGAGATGCATTCAAACCAGCTCCAGCATCCAGACCAGCTCCAGCATCCACACCAGCCAGACGAGCAGATCGCAGTCAGCCCGGCTCACAGTACCCCTGAG cgCTCTCTCccgctttccctctctcagaaTTTCGACCTGCGGGCTCACGTAGAGTCCTTGGGCCACTGCGTGGTGGGGTGCGCGGGCGTGAGCTTGTCGTCACGGCGATGCGGGGGGTTTCTGACCAAACGGGGGGGTCGTGTGAAGACGTGGAGGAGGAGATGGTTCCTTTTTGACCTGGACCACCGAAGACTAGCTTATTACACAG atcacgACGAGAAGAAGCTGAAAGGTGTAATCTATTTTCAGGCCATAGAAGAGGTTTACTATGACCATCTGCGCACAGCTTCTACA TCTCCCCGTCCAAGTCTGACATTCTGTGTGAAAACGTACGATCGTCTCTTCTTCCTCGTGGCTCACAGTGCAGAGGCAATGAGGATCTGGATGGATGTTATCGTCACGGCAACAGACGAGCACAGTCGATACTGA
- the LOC115821495 gene encoding zinc-binding protein A33-like, which translates to MYSDCVVFRNELTAIQLQSQANKTEGQIKEEFEKLHKFLHEEEAARIAKLREEEALKSKMLEDSIETIGEKLACLTETIENVEKEMETEDMSFLESFKDIKRRVQCTLEDPETIPVPLIDVSKHLSSLKYQVWEKMMSIVQYVPLTLDPLSAHPQLSLSEELTSVRYSFRGKSLPDNPERFDLYVFVLGVQGYGSGAHSWEVEVGNKPNCRIGVACRSVRRKGNFSICPKEGFYTIVIRNREFRAGTAPETRLDFHKRPQRIRVCVDCDKGEVSFIDPSENTLIYTFKDVFTEELYPFFGPSKDSAPLRICPISVSVKCDL; encoded by the exons ATGTATAGTGACTGCGTGGTCTTCCGTAATGAGCTTACTGCTATCCAACTGCAGAGTCAGGCTAACAAGACAGAAGGACAGATCAAagaagagtttgagaaactACACAAGTTCTTGCATGAGGAAGAGGCAGCACGAATAGCCAAACTTCGGGAGGAAGAGGCCCTGAAGAGCAAAATGCTTGAGGATAGCATTGAGACCATTGGTGAGAAATTAGCCTGTCTCACAGAGACGATCGAAAACGTCGAGAAGGAGATGGAAACAGAGGACATGTCTTTTCTGGAG AGCTTTAAGGACATTAAGAGAAG GGTGCAGTGCACATTAGAGGATCCAGAAACCATCCCTGTGCCACTCATAGATGTGTCCAAACACCTGAGTTCATTGAAATATCAAGTATGGGAGAAAATGATGAGTATCGTGCAATACG TTCCTTTGACCCTGGATCCATTGTCTGCCCATCCCCAGTTATCCCTGTCGGAGGAGCTAACCAGCGTGCGCTACAGCTTCCGGGGCAAATCCCTTCCGGACAATCCGGAACGGTTTGACCTTTACGTGTTTGTGCTGGGAGTACAGGGTTATGGAAGTGGCGCTCACAGCTGGGAGGTGGAAGTGGGCAATAAGCCCAACTGCCGTATCGGCGTGGCCTGCAGATCCGTACGGAGGAAGGGGAACTTTTCTATATGCCCGAAAGAAGGATTCTACACCATCGTCATTCGGAACAGGGAGTTTCGAGCGGGAACAGCGCCAGAGACCCGTCTGGATTTCCACAAAAGGCCTCAGAGGATTAGGGTGTGTGTGGACTGCGACAAAGGTGAAGTCTCATTCATTGACCCCAGTGAGAACACATTGATCTACACCTTTAAAGATGTCTTTACAGAAGAATTGTACCCTTTCTTTGGCCCATCAAAAGACTCTGCACCATTACGCATATGTCCTATATCagtgtctgtaaaatgtgaCTTGTAA